One Leucobacter muris DNA segment encodes these proteins:
- a CDS encoding ArsR/SmtB family transcription factor, producing MHALDILGDPVRRRILELIADGEESAGDIAAVISEEFGISQPAVSQHLRVLREHGFASVRPEGTRRLYAVDPRGLQQASAWLTPFERF from the coding sequence CGGAGATCCTGTTCGGCGACGGATCCTCGAACTCATCGCCGACGGCGAAGAGAGCGCGGGCGACATCGCCGCGGTGATCTCCGAGGAGTTCGGGATCAGCCAGCCGGCCGTCTCCCAGCACCTGCGCGTGCTGCGAGAACACGGCTTCGCCTCCGTTCGCCCCGAGGGCACCCGGCGCCTCTACGCCGTCGACCCGCGGGGCCTGCAGCAGGCGAGCGCGTGGCTCACCCCCTTCGAGCGATTCTGA
- a CDS encoding SRPBCC domain-containing protein, producing MVDVRSQIDAVSRSLRDAQIDGEPARVQALAQEYPAAIDDVWEAATSAERIARWFLPISGDLHLGGRYQLEGNAGGEVLECAPPSDGRAEYRVTWEFGGGVSWVTVRLAEQGPERTRFELEHVAKIADVPAEMWDTFGPGATGVGWDGGLLGLALHLGAQQGSLSPAEAEAWAFTPEGRAFYRAAADGWGAAHVAAGADPETAARGADATYGFYTGQGAAE from the coding sequence ATGGTCGACGTACGCTCGCAGATCGATGCGGTCAGCCGCAGCCTGCGCGACGCGCAGATCGACGGCGAACCCGCGCGCGTGCAGGCTCTCGCGCAGGAATACCCCGCAGCCATCGATGACGTATGGGAGGCCGCCACCAGCGCCGAGCGCATCGCGCGCTGGTTCCTGCCCATCTCGGGCGATCTGCACCTCGGCGGGCGCTACCAGCTCGAGGGCAACGCCGGCGGCGAGGTGCTCGAGTGCGCGCCTCCGTCCGACGGCCGCGCCGAGTACCGCGTGACGTGGGAGTTCGGCGGGGGCGTCTCGTGGGTCACCGTGCGCCTCGCCGAGCAGGGCCCCGAGCGCACGCGCTTCGAGCTCGAGCACGTCGCGAAGATCGCCGACGTGCCGGCTGAGATGTGGGACACCTTCGGCCCCGGCGCCACAGGCGTCGGCTGGGACGGCGGCCTGCTCGGCCTCGCGCTGCACCTCGGCGCGCAGCAGGGCTCGCTGTCGCCCGCCGAGGCCGAGGCCTGGGCGTTCACGCCCGAGGGGCGCGCCTTCTACCGCGCCGCCGCCGACGGGTGGGGCGCCGCCCACGTCGCCGCCGGAGCGGACCCCGAGACCGCGGCGCGCGGTGCCGACGCCACGTACGGCTTCTACACGGGCCAGGGCGCCGCCGAGTAG
- a CDS encoding M13 family metallopeptidase, with product MTNAASVSGIDLSELDPAVRPQDDLFRHVNGKWIERTEIPSDKARYGSFAVLAENAEEAVRDIITGTEAPAPGLIEGGESREADKVAALYASFMDTERADHLGAEPIAGDVARARAVSSIPELISVVAELERQGVSGFYGMFVDNDPGDPSRYIVFVMQGGLGLPDESYYREEQFAAIREQYRAHIARMLDLAGVAEADEAERLAQLAYDLERRIAASHWDKVASRDIQKLYNLRTLEGLQQITPRLDWRAYLADMGAPEQAFAEVVAAQPEALAGLAELLVDEELEAWRAWLLWSIVRGSASLLSQQISRANFDFYGTALTGAPEQRERWRRGVSFVEGAMGEAVGRLYVERHFDENSKAAMDELVGHLIEAYRDSIQRLEWMGPDTRRRALDKLDRFTPKIGYPVKWRDYSALAVDSGDLLGNSRRVAEVEFARELGKVGKPIDRDEWFMTPQTVNAYYNPGFNEIVFPAAILQPPFFDASWDAAANFGAIGAVIGHEIGHGFDDQGSRYDGEGRLTDWWTEEDRAAFEQLTKALIGQYNALSPEGADGRPVNGELTIGENIGDLSGLEIAWKAYLRSLGGDQPPVIDGLTGAERFFLAWAQAWQQKSRPEETVRLLTIDPHSPNEFRCNQIVRNLAPFHEAYGTNPGDGLWLDPAQRVSIW from the coding sequence ATGACCAATGCCGCCTCAGTCTCCGGTATCGACCTCTCCGAACTCGATCCTGCGGTCAGGCCGCAGGACGACCTCTTCCGCCACGTCAACGGCAAGTGGATCGAACGCACCGAGATCCCGTCCGACAAGGCGCGCTACGGCTCGTTCGCGGTGCTCGCCGAGAACGCCGAGGAAGCGGTGCGCGACATCATCACGGGCACGGAGGCTCCCGCGCCCGGACTGATCGAGGGCGGCGAGTCCCGAGAGGCCGACAAGGTGGCGGCGCTCTACGCGAGCTTCATGGACACGGAGCGGGCGGATCACCTCGGTGCCGAGCCCATCGCGGGCGACGTGGCGCGGGCCCGCGCCGTCTCGTCGATCCCCGAGCTGATCTCGGTGGTCGCCGAACTCGAGCGCCAGGGCGTGAGCGGCTTCTACGGCATGTTCGTCGACAACGACCCCGGCGATCCCTCCCGCTACATCGTGTTCGTGATGCAGGGCGGCCTCGGCCTGCCCGACGAGTCGTACTATCGCGAAGAGCAGTTCGCCGCGATCCGCGAGCAGTACCGCGCCCACATCGCCCGCATGCTCGACCTCGCCGGCGTGGCCGAGGCAGACGAGGCCGAGCGCCTCGCGCAGCTCGCCTACGACCTCGAGCGCCGCATCGCGGCCTCGCACTGGGACAAGGTCGCGAGCCGCGACATCCAGAAGCTCTACAACCTGCGCACCCTCGAGGGGCTGCAGCAGATCACGCCCCGCCTCGACTGGCGCGCCTACCTCGCCGACATGGGGGCGCCCGAGCAGGCGTTCGCCGAGGTCGTCGCCGCGCAGCCCGAGGCGCTCGCGGGCCTCGCCGAGCTGCTGGTCGACGAGGAGCTCGAGGCGTGGCGGGCCTGGCTGCTGTGGTCGATCGTGCGCGGATCCGCGTCCCTGCTCTCGCAGCAGATCTCGCGTGCGAACTTCGACTTCTACGGCACCGCCTTGACCGGCGCCCCCGAGCAGCGCGAGCGGTGGCGCCGCGGCGTCTCGTTCGTGGAGGGCGCGATGGGCGAGGCCGTGGGGCGCCTCTACGTCGAGCGCCACTTCGACGAGAACTCGAAGGCGGCGATGGACGAGCTGGTCGGGCACCTCATCGAGGCGTACCGCGACTCGATCCAGCGACTCGAGTGGATGGGCCCCGACACGAGGCGGCGCGCCCTCGACAAGCTCGACCGCTTCACGCCCAAGATCGGCTACCCGGTGAAGTGGCGGGACTACTCGGCGCTCGCCGTCGACTCGGGCGATCTGCTCGGCAACTCCCGCCGCGTCGCCGAGGTGGAGTTCGCCCGCGAGCTCGGCAAGGTCGGCAAGCCGATCGACCGCGACGAGTGGTTCATGACCCCGCAGACCGTCAACGCGTACTACAACCCGGGCTTCAACGAGATCGTGTTCCCGGCCGCGATCCTGCAGCCCCCGTTCTTCGACGCATCCTGGGACGCCGCCGCGAACTTCGGCGCGATCGGGGCCGTGATCGGGCACGAGATCGGGCACGGCTTCGACGACCAGGGCTCGCGCTACGACGGTGAGGGCCGCCTCACCGACTGGTGGACGGAAGAGGATCGCGCGGCGTTCGAGCAGCTCACGAAGGCGCTCATCGGCCAGTACAACGCGCTCTCGCCCGAGGGCGCCGACGGCCGGCCGGTCAACGGCGAGCTGACCATCGGCGAGAACATCGGCGACCTGTCGGGCCTCGAGATCGCGTGGAAGGCCTACCTGCGCTCGCTCGGCGGGGATCAGCCGCCGGTCATCGACGGGCTGACCGGTGCGGAGCGCTTCTTCCTGGCGTGGGCGCAGGCCTGGCAGCAGAAGTCGCGCCCCGAGGAGACCGTGCGCCTGCTCACCATCGACCCGCACTCGCCCAACGAGTTCCGGTGCAATCAGATCGTGCGCAACCTGGCGCCGTTCCACGAGGCCTACGGCACGAATCCGGGCGACGGCCTGTGGCTCGACCCGGCGCAGCGCGTGAGCATCTGGTAG
- a CDS encoding SdrD B-like domain-containing protein yields the protein MTKNGIEASYDGATHTVTIDQTSGRFPVQGQIPFRFLVEVNDGSQQVVNSLLLQGLNTPVSTTTIQGISTPGVDIEKWSDEGEVPLYAPIGEAQPGALLNDGFAGDYDDPAPFAGKPLAGGQSQQVNFTVSNNGPDRLVEISVTDVLTAGAGEIQNLVCEFPDGSTGTTWAGPMELATQFDCSGTLPGLTAGESHRDTATVSARGEVNGATVVDSDVWNAYAKSYAVGDYTWIDTNKNGKQDADEPALPGVKVELLNERGEVVATTKTDAKGFYKFDLLDAGTYQVRFTLTEQQGERYRFTKPNVGDAATDSDALTGGNPLVGLSKKFVLDDSNAALTRDYANGVDASEGIDPTWDAGVIELDPVAPASSGSALSVTGADIAGLIAAGLALLALGGSVLVIRRRRATA from the coding sequence GTGACGAAGAACGGCATCGAGGCGAGCTACGACGGTGCCACGCACACGGTAACGATCGATCAGACGTCGGGGCGCTTCCCGGTGCAGGGCCAGATCCCGTTCCGATTCCTGGTCGAGGTCAACGACGGCAGTCAGCAGGTCGTCAACTCGCTGCTGCTCCAGGGCCTGAACACGCCGGTCTCGACGACCACGATCCAGGGCATCTCCACCCCGGGCGTCGACATCGAGAAGTGGAGCGACGAGGGCGAGGTCCCGCTCTACGCCCCCATCGGCGAGGCCCAGCCGGGTGCTTTGCTGAACGACGGTTTCGCCGGTGACTACGACGATCCCGCACCGTTCGCAGGCAAGCCGCTCGCGGGCGGCCAGTCCCAGCAGGTCAACTTCACGGTGTCGAACAACGGCCCCGACCGTCTGGTCGAAATCTCGGTGACCGATGTGCTGACCGCTGGTGCCGGCGAGATCCAGAACCTCGTCTGCGAGTTCCCCGACGGCAGCACGGGCACCACCTGGGCCGGCCCGATGGAGCTCGCGACCCAGTTCGACTGCTCGGGCACCCTGCCCGGCCTCACGGCCGGCGAGAGCCACCGCGACACCGCGACGGTGAGCGCGCGCGGCGAGGTGAACGGCGCCACCGTCGTCGACAGCGACGTGTGGAACGCGTACGCCAAGTCGTACGCCGTCGGCGACTACACCTGGATCGACACGAACAAGAACGGCAAGCAGGATGCCGATGAGCCCGCACTGCCGGGTGTGAAGGTCGAGCTGCTGAACGAGCGGGGTGAGGTCGTCGCGACGACGAAGACCGATGCGAAGGGCTTCTACAAGTTCGATCTGCTCGACGCCGGCACCTATCAGGTGCGGTTCACCCTCACCGAGCAGCAGGGCGAGCGGTACCGGTTCACGAAGCCGAACGTCGGCGATGCCGCGACCGATTCCGACGCGCTCACCGGCGGCAATCCGCTCGTGGGTCTGAGCAAGAAGTTCGTGCTCGACGATTCGAATGCGGCGCTCACCCGCGACTACGCGAACGGCGTGGACGCCAGCGAGGGCATCGATCCCACCTGGGATGCCGGTGTGATCGAGCTCGATCCGGTGGCCCCGGCCTCGAGCGGATCGGCACTGTCCGTGACCGGCGCCGACATCGCGGGGCTCATCGCCGCCGGCTTGGCGCTGCTCGCGCTGGGCGGTTCGGTGCTGGTGATCCGCCGCCGCAGGGCGACCGCCTAG
- a CDS encoding MATE family efflux transporter, with protein MSEIGRGRWRQSRGARRRIDRSIAHLAVPALGALVAEPLFLVVDSALVGHLGAAPLAGLAVAAAILQTAVGLMIFLAYSTTPLVARRRGAGDLRGAVQAGIDGLWLALAIGVAVGAVLWAASGPLVTLFHVEQRTAELALTYLTISCLGIPAMLVVFAASGLLRGLQDTKTPLAVATIGFTANAALNWWFIYGLGFGIAGSAWGTVLAQWGMVAVYIVVIARHAGRAGAGFLPRRDGLAHAGRSGGWLFIRTAGLRAALLVTVFAATSHGTTATAGYQVVFTLFSTAAFALDALAIAAQALIGDALGAHDARRARLIVRRTVFWGVACGAVIGVLLAAASPVVGRVFTSDEAVLAILPPALLVLGISLPLGGYVFVLDGVLMGAGDARYLAWTSLVNLAVYLPALWLLTVLVPSGTAALVALTAGFTLVFMLARAVTLGIRARGNRWVRLGA; from the coding sequence ATGTCGGAAATCGGACGAGGGCGGTGGCGACAATCGCGGGGCGCGCGCCGCCGCATCGACCGCAGCATCGCGCACCTCGCGGTGCCGGCCCTCGGCGCGCTCGTCGCCGAGCCGCTGTTCCTGGTGGTCGACTCCGCGCTCGTGGGGCATCTCGGGGCCGCCCCGCTCGCGGGGCTCGCGGTCGCGGCGGCGATCCTGCAGACCGCCGTGGGGCTCATGATCTTCCTCGCCTACTCCACCACGCCCCTCGTCGCGCGCCGACGCGGGGCGGGCGACCTGCGCGGGGCGGTGCAGGCCGGCATCGACGGCCTCTGGCTCGCGCTCGCGATCGGCGTCGCGGTGGGGGCCGTGCTGTGGGCGGCCAGCGGGCCGCTCGTGACGTTGTTCCACGTGGAACAGCGCACCGCCGAGCTGGCGCTCACGTACCTCACCATCTCGTGCCTCGGCATCCCCGCCATGCTCGTGGTCTTCGCGGCGAGCGGCCTGCTGCGCGGCCTGCAGGACACCAAGACCCCGCTCGCGGTCGCCACGATCGGCTTCACCGCGAACGCCGCACTGAACTGGTGGTTCATCTACGGCCTCGGCTTCGGCATCGCGGGCAGCGCGTGGGGCACGGTGCTCGCGCAGTGGGGCATGGTCGCGGTCTACATCGTGGTGATCGCGCGGCACGCGGGGCGGGCCGGCGCTGGTTTCCTGCCGCGGCGCGACGGCCTCGCCCACGCGGGTCGCAGCGGCGGCTGGCTCTTCATCCGCACGGCCGGGCTGCGCGCCGCGCTGCTCGTCACGGTGTTCGCCGCGACGAGCCACGGCACCACCGCCACCGCCGGCTATCAAGTGGTGTTCACCCTCTTCTCGACCGCGGCGTTCGCACTCGACGCCCTCGCGATCGCCGCCCAGGCGCTGATCGGCGACGCCCTCGGCGCGCACGACGCCCGGCGGGCTCGGCTCATCGTGCGGCGCACCGTCTTCTGGGGGGTCGCGTGCGGCGCGGTGATCGGCGTGCTGCTCGCCGCGGCCAGCCCCGTGGTGGGGCGCGTCTTCACGAGCGACGAGGCGGTGCTCGCGATCCTGCCCCCCGCCCTGCTGGTGCTCGGGATCTCGCTGCCTCTCGGCGGCTACGTCTTCGTGCTCGACGGCGTGCTCATGGGCGCGGGAGACGCGCGCTATCTGGCGTGGACGAGCCTCGTCAACCTGGCCGTCTACCTGCCCGCGCTGTGGCTGCTGACGGTGCTCGTGCCGAGCGGCACCGCCGCGCTCGTCGCGCTCACCGCCGGGTTCACGCTCGTCTTCATGCTGGCGCGCGCCGTGACGCTCGGGATCCGGGCGCGCGGCAACCGATGGGTGCGGCTGGGCGCCTGA
- the ppgK gene encoding polyphosphate--glucose phosphotransferase, which yields MSTAFGLDIGGTGIKGGIVDLASGELVSERVRLDTPQPATVSAVLDTAAAVVTEIGWRGPVGCAFPGVVKNGVVGSSANIDDEWLGEHLEQHLAERLGAPVRSLNDADAAGLAEMRMGAGLGHDGVVMMLTLGTGIGSALFIDGRLVPNTELGHLEIDGANAESRASAAARKREGLSFDEWGVRLQRYFSHVEQLFSPDLFIVGGGISRRADEFLHLISVRAPVVPARLRQNSGIVGAALHSVE from the coding sequence GTGAGCACTGCATTCGGACTGGACATCGGCGGCACAGGGATCAAGGGCGGCATCGTCGACCTCGCGTCCGGCGAGCTGGTGAGCGAGCGGGTGCGCCTCGACACCCCGCAGCCGGCGACCGTCTCGGCCGTGCTCGACACCGCGGCCGCGGTGGTGACCGAGATCGGCTGGCGGGGACCGGTCGGATGCGCCTTCCCGGGTGTCGTCAAGAACGGGGTCGTCGGCTCGTCTGCGAACATCGACGACGAGTGGCTCGGAGAGCACCTCGAGCAGCACCTCGCCGAGCGCCTCGGCGCCCCGGTTCGATCTCTCAACGACGCCGACGCGGCGGGCCTCGCCGAGATGCGCATGGGGGCGGGGCTCGGGCACGACGGCGTCGTGATGATGCTGACGCTGGGCACGGGGATCGGATCCGCGCTCTTCATCGACGGCCGCCTCGTGCCCAACACCGAGCTCGGTCATCTTGAGATCGACGGGGCCAACGCCGAATCGCGAGCCTCGGCCGCGGCGCGCAAGCGCGAGGGCCTGAGCTTCGATGAGTGGGGGGTGCGGCTGCAGCGGTACTTCTCGCACGTGGAGCAGCTGTTCTCGCCCGACCTGTTCATCGTCGGGGGCGGGATCAGCCGCAGAGCCGACGAGTTCCTGCACCTCATCTCGGTGCGCGCCCCCGTCGTTCCTGCGCGACTGCGTCAGAACTCGGGTATCGTGGGCGCGGCGCTGCACAGCGTGGAGTAG